The genomic window TAGACCTGATGGAGCAAGTGAGATTCGATTTCTCCTACATGTTTGCCTATTCCGAACGCCCCAAGACCTTGGCGCAGAGAAAGTTAGAGGATGATATCCTTGAAAAGGTCAAGAAATCAAGACTCCAACAGGTGATAGATCTACAGAGCAAACACAGCATGGCAGCTAATAAGGCGATGCTGGGTAAGGTCCATAAGGTACTGATAGAAGGGACTTCCAAGCGTTCGAATGAGGAGCTATTCGGTCGGACTACGCAGAATGTGGTCATGGTATTTCCGAAACAGGATAAGAAGAAAGGGGATTATGTACATGTATTGGCCGAAGAGTGCACAGCAGCCACACTCAGAGGGACCATCGTAGAACCTGCAGATTGAGGCATATGGAAATCCAGTCAGTCAAACAACGATTTGGGATAATAGGGAATTCCCCCTTGCTCAACAGAGCGATCGACATCGCTATGCAAGTGGCACCCACGGACATTTCTGTTCTCATTTCGGGTGAAAGTGGTACGGGGAAAGAAGTCATGCCTCAGATCATCCACAATCTGAGTCACCGTAAGCATGGAAAGTATATCGCTGTGAATTGTGGAGCGATTCCCGAAGGGACTATAGACAGTGAGTTCTTCGGTCATGAAAAGGGGTCATTCACAGGTGCATCGGAGACCCGTAAAGGATATTTCGAAGTGGCCGATGGAGGAACGGTATTCTTGGATGAAGTGGCAGAGATGCCCTTGCAGACACAGGTACGTCTATTGCGCGTACTGGAGACTGGAGAATTCATAAAAGTCGGTTCTTCAAAGACACAGAAGACCGATGTACGCATAGTTGCTGCTACCAACAAGGATATCCCCGAGGAGATAAAGAAGGGTAGGTTTAGAGAAGACCTCTATTATCGATTGAATACAGTCCCTATTACTTTGCCTCCTTTGCGCAAGAGAAGAGAAGATATCCTTCTCATATTCAGGAAATTCGCAGTGGACTATTCTGATAAGTATCGGATGCCATCCATCAAACTCACTCCAGAAGCAGAGCAGTATCTGGTCAATCATTCTTGGCCGGGTAACATCCGTCAATTGAGGAACCTGACCGAGCAGATGTCGGTGATTGAAAAATCCAGGGAGATCGATCCGGTGACCTTG from Flavobacteriales bacterium includes these protein-coding regions:
- a CDS encoding sigma-54-dependent Fis family transcriptional regulator, whose product is MEIQSVKQRFGIIGNSPLLNRAIDIAMQVAPTDISVLISGESGTGKEVMPQIIHNLSHRKHGKYIAVNCGAIPEGTIDSEFFGHEKGSFTGASETRKGYFEVADGGTVFLDEVAEMPLQTQVRLLRVLETGEFIKVGSSKTQKTDVRIVAATNKDIPEEIKKGRFREDLYYRLNTVPITLPPLRKRREDILLIFRKFAVDYSDKYRMPSIKLTPEAEQYLVNHSWPGNIRQLRNLTEQMSVIEKSREIDPVTLQRYLPVEGSRLPAIIDKEAPKDMSEREILYKVLFDMRNDMNQLKALVGDMMTRNSSIDISAENEAFVKQITNEDSAEVPSHEIVKRSDPVYPYEIVTQDDSGSSFEEHEEVEESLSLVDHEKELIIKALKKHGNRRKKAAEELGISERTLYRKIKEYDIV